The window TCATGATTTTGGCAGAATGTGGAATAAAAGAAGAAAACGAAAAACCAAATAGTCATTTGTATCTTTTGGGTGTTTCTAATATACTGAATGATTTTATTGATAAAGATTGTTCCATATATACAATATACTTAAACAATTCTCAAGCAGTCTATGTTGTAAGTTTTGAATGTGAACCTTCCAAAAAAGAGGAGTTAGAGTTTTTTGAACTTTTAAAACAACTCAAAAAAGCAGCTATTGAATGTTTTAACATAGATCTAACATTAGTTGTCAGTACATGGGGTTACGGTATTGTGGAGCTTCCAAACAAATTCAAAGAGTGCATTGATGCTATTAACTACAAGTTTTACTTTGACAATGAAGACATAATATATTACAAAGACCTTTCACATCTTTTTGTGTATGTTGATGATAAAAAATTAAAATATTTGAAAAATGAAATTATTTCAAATGTAAGATATGGCAATATTTCAAATATAGATATACTATTATCAGAACTTGAAGAGACATTAAAAAAATCAAAAGTTGACAAACAATATATATTCAATCTATATTATCTTATGTTAATTGAAATCAACATGATAAAAGCTCAGGTTTTGTCAAGCTCAAGCCAATATGAACAAGAAGACAAGCTGCAAGACATTGAGTTTTTGAGTGAGATTTTAAAATGTAAAAGTATTTCTGAGCTAAATGGTGTACTTAAAATGTCAATCCAAAAGACAATCGAAGAGGTACAAAAGCACAACCAGAGCAAGATGGGCAGCTTAATTAAAAAGGTGATTGAATACATTAAGGCAAATTACTCTTACAATGAAATATCACTTTCTGAGATTTCGGAAAAGTTCTTTGTAAGTCCTTCATACTTAAGTAGACTATTCAAAAAGGAAACAGGAAAAAACCTTTCTGATTTTATAAATGAATACAGAATTGAGAAGGCTAAAGAGCTTCTTGCAACAACTGATTTGAAAACATATGAGGTGGCAGATAAAGTGGGCATCCCGGACCCTCACTATTTTTCGAGGATATTTAAGCGATATACAGGTTATAGCCCCTCTGAGTACAAAGAAGTAGTAAAGTTTAAGAATGTAAGGTTGAATGGATAGAAAAATGGGGCAACAGCTTTTGATATTGAGCTGGCCCCAGGTCATCAATTTTCGATTAACCATTTTTAATCTCTTTTTAAGCTAAGCACTTTCAAAAGAGATATAGAAGCAATAATTGCAAGGACTGCACCAAATATAAACGGTGCGGAAGGTGAGATATACTGCCACAAAAATCCAGCTATCAAGCTTGCAGGAAATGCAAATATTCCAACTGCACCATTGTAAAGTCCATAAGCGGTTCCTCTTTTTTCAGGCTCAACTAAATCAGCAACAAGTGCCTTTTCAACACCTTCTGTAAGACCATAATATAGACCGTATAGAATGTACAATATAACTATTTGATATGTCTTTGTTGCAAGGCCGAAGCCCAAGTAAATCAAGGCATACACAATCCAGCCAGCGACAATTAAATGTTGACGTTTTATTCTATCTGAAAGAAGTCCTGCAGGATATGCACTGATTGTGGTGATAAAGTTAAATGCCGCTAACATCAAAAATATCTCTAAGATACTCAAACCTCTGTTTTGAGCTTGAAGTATCAAAAACGCATCTGAAGAGTTACCAAGTGTGAAGATTGCAATTGTGAGAAGATACAGCTTAAATCTTTTGTCAAAACCTTTTAAAGAAAGGTTCACTTTGTTTGCACTGCTGCTTCCATTTTTAACATCTACAGCAAATGCAACTATGAGAAAAAGGGCAATAAATACTGGGAAGATTGAAATTAAAACTAAAATCTTAAATAGATGATCTGTGAGTCTGATGGCATTTTTTGAAGAAAAATAGATAACTACAGAACCTACCAAAAGTGCCAGTATTGCACCTGCCGGGTCCATTGCTCTATTAAAACCAAACGCCTTTCCAAGCTCTTCTTTTTTTGTGGTGTTTGCAATTAGTGCATCTCTTGGAGATGTTCTAATACCCTTGCCCACTCTGTCGAGAAACCTTATTATCAATACAAATACCCAGTTGTTTGCGAAGTACAAAAGCGGTTTTGAAATTGCAGAAAGGCCATAGCCCAAAGTGACAAGCCATTTTCGCTGATTTAACTTGTCAGAAAGATACCCTGAGAAGATTTTTAAAATTGTTGCAGTTGAATCTGCCACTCCTTCTATAAGCCCTATAATAGATGTTTTTGTGTTCAGGACATTTTTCAAAAAAAGAGGAAGTGCTCTTATTGTCAGCTCACTTGAAAAGTCGTTTAAAAAGCTCACAAAGCCAAATATGAACGCATTCCACGGTATACCAAAGACTTTCTTTTCCTGAATTTTTGAATTCTTGTTATTCATCCTCTTCATCTCCTTTTTCTTCGTTCTGCCATTCAAATTCAAGCTCAAACTTGATGGTGTCAACTCTTTTTTCTTGACTTTGTCAGTTAAGAGGTGTTTTTGAGCTAACAAAAAATAACAAAGTCTTAATTTATGCGGGTTTCAAGAAGAGAAAAATAAAAAATTTTAAAAAATGTAGGGACAAATTTTAGCTTAATATATACTGAATTTGCTTGACTTTTTAAATATTTTGTGGTACAATATAACAAACTATCTTCAAGGAGTTGCCATATGTTTGTCAAAATTACTAATGCTGGCGGTTATCAGTATGTTAGGTTAGTCGAAAATTACCGTGAAAATGGTAAAGTAAAGCAAAGAGTACTATTTAACTTTGGTAGACTTGATATTCTCAAAGATGACCCCGCTTTTAAAAACATTGTAAAAAAACTATCTGATATTGTCGCTGAAACAACTACTGAGAATGCAAAAGCTGTTACTATTGAATCTGAAGAAGATATTTCGGATGCAGTTGTAAAAAACTGGGGATACATTGTATACAGAAAGTTATGGCAGGAGCTTGAAATTGATAAGTTTTTAAAAGGGAAAGCAGCAAAAGAGAGAAAGATAAAATTTGATGTAGACAAAGTAAGTTTTTTAATGACCATACAGAGATTGATAGAGCCAATGAGCAAACTAAGAACTTATCATCAGAGAAGCAAATATTTTGGATTTGAAGAGGATATAGATTTGAATCAATTGTACAGGTGTTTAGATTTTCTTGACAGTGTAAAAGAAGATTTAGAGACATACCTGTATCAGAGAAATAAAGACTTATTTAAGATGGTAGTTGATGTAGTGTTTTATGATGTGACGACAATATACTTTGAGAGTTGTAGAGCGGATGAACTTAAAAATTTTGGGTTTAGCAAAGACAACAAGGTAAATGAAGTGCAAGTTGTATTAGGGCTTTTGGTGGACAAAGAAGGCAGACCGATAGGGTATGAACTTTTTCCTGGTAATACGATAGATAGCAAGACGATGGTAAAGATACTGAGGAAGCTGAAGGAAAAATTTAGTATAGATAAGATAATAATAGTAGCAGACAAAGGGCTTAACAGCAGAATAAATTTAAAGATGATAAAAGAAGCTGGGTACGACTATATAGTAGCAAGCAGATTAAAGAATGCAAGTAAAGAAATTTTAGATGAAGTTTTTAATGAAGAAGGATATAAAAGACTTGATGGCAAAAGATGTTTGAATGCTGAAGAAATTTATGGTGATGAATTCAAATATAAGGTATTGGAAAGAACAAATATTGTCAAGGATGAAGAGGGTAAAGAGTTCAAAATAGAAGAGAATTTGATAATAACGTATTCAAGCAAGAGAGCCAAGAAAGACAAAGAAGACAGAGAGAGATTGGTAAGAAAAGCCAAAGAGCTTTTAGAGAACAAAGGAAGCATAACAGCCTTAGAAAAGAAAGGTGCAAGGAAATATTTGAAGAAGAAATCAAAATCAGAAGAATATGTATTGGATGAGGAAGCGATAAAACGAGATGAGAAATTTGACGGTTATTATGCAATTCAAACGAGCAAAAAGGATATGGATGTAGAAGAGGTTTTAGGAGCATATCACGATTTATGGAAGATAGAACAGTCATTCAGAGTAATGAAAAGCTGTTTAGAAGTGCGACCGATATATCACTTTACAGAAAGCAGAATAAAAGGACATTTTGTGATATGTTTTTTGGCATTTTTACTGCAAAGGACATTGGAATATATTTTGAGGAGAAAAGGTAAAGGAATAAGTAGTGAAAGGATAATGGAAGCAATATATTCAATGAACTTTTTTGAAATAGAGATAAAAGGGAAGAAATATTTGATAAAGCAAAAAATTGAGGGAGAAGCTGGAGATATACTGAATGTAATGAAGATAAAGGGTCCAAAAAACTTCATGACATATGAGGAAGGCTTAGAATTTATTGGTATTAGCAAATGATGTAGTGACAAAATTGAGGTCCATATTTTGTCAATCCCAGTCCTCCCAAGCTTTTTGAGCTTCAAACTGACAAAGTCAAGAGAAAGGCCATAGCCCAAAGTGACAAGCCATTTTCGCTGATTTAACTTGTCAGAAAGATACCCTGAGAAGATTTTTAAAATTGTTGCAGTTGAATCTGCCACTCCTTCTATAAGCCCTATAATAGATGTTTTTGTGTTCAGGACATTTTTCAAAAAAAGAGGAAGTGCTCTTATTGTCAGCTCACTTGAAAAGTCGTTTAAAAAGCTCACAAAGCCAAATATGAACGCATTCCACGGTATACCAAAGACTTTCTTTTCCTGAATTTTTGAATTCTTGTTATTCATCCTCTTCATCTCCTTTTTCTTCGTTCTGCCATTCAAATTCAAGCTCAAACTTGATGGTGTCAACTCTTTTTTTAATTTTTACCTCCATCTCTACGTTATCAGGAAATTCAAATCTTTTGTCTTCAATGGTAATTGATTTTTCTTGTGCAATTGTGTCGAGTATCTCTTTTGCGTGAGAGATTAAGTTTTCAGTTTTTCCACTTTTTACTTCTTCGAACCGTGTAATAGTTTGATTTTTGAAATAATCCCTTGAGGAGCCTTTCCCAAGCCACTCAAGCAAGGCTTTTTTTGAAAACCGCCACTCTCTTCCGATCTTTCGTGCGGGGATATCTTCATCCTTTAAAAGCTGATTAAATGTCTTGCTTGATATCTCCAAAAACTTAGCCGCCTCTTCAAAGTTCAAAACCTCTTTTTCCATCAAAATCACCTCAAATTATAGTTAAGTTACAGTTAATTTATAGCTATATTATAGTTTAAATGAATCTAAATTGCAATGCAAAATAATCTTCACCAAGAAAAGGTGCAAAAAAAATAGA is drawn from Caldicellulosiruptor naganoensis and contains these coding sequences:
- a CDS encoding response regulator transcription factor; translation: MYKILIVDDDMLIRKGIRNVIRWKDFDCEICAEASTGEEALELIKKFTPDIVITDIRMPNMDGIELIERIKAILPQCKIIILTAYREFEYAQRAIKFGAFDFLLKPTKVEDIINVVQKAIAEINKEKTMIEELEKINRLLQEKLPILRENFLFNVIFEMITNEDEIVQMAEVYKIDIKNFVMILAECGIKEENEKPNSHLYLLGVSNILNDFIDKDCSIYTIYLNNSQAVYVVSFECEPSKKEELEFFELLKQLKKAAIECFNIDLTLVVSTWGYGIVELPNKFKECIDAINYKFYFDNEDIIYYKDLSHLFVYVDDKKLKYLKNEIISNVRYGNISNIDILLSELEETLKKSKVDKQYIFNLYYLMLIEINMIKAQVLSSSSQYEQEDKLQDIEFLSEILKCKSISELNGVLKMSIQKTIEEVQKHNQSKMGSLIKKVIEYIKANYSYNEISLSEISEKFFVSPSYLSRLFKKETGKNLSDFINEYRIEKAKELLATTDLKTYEVADKVGIPDPHYFSRIFKRYTGYSPSEYKEVVKFKNVRLNG
- a CDS encoding MFS transporter, with amino-acid sequence MNNKNSKIQEKKVFGIPWNAFIFGFVSFLNDFSSELTIRALPLFLKNVLNTKTSIIGLIEGVADSTATILKIFSGYLSDKLNQRKWLVTLGYGLSAISKPLLYFANNWVFVLIIRFLDRVGKGIRTSPRDALIANTTKKEELGKAFGFNRAMDPAGAILALLVGSVVIYFSSKNAIRLTDHLFKILVLISIFPVFIALFLIVAFAVDVKNGSSSANKVNLSLKGFDKRFKLYLLTIAIFTLGNSSDAFLILQAQNRGLSILEIFLMLAAFNFITTISAYPAGLLSDRIKRQHLIVAGWIVYALIYLGFGLATKTYQIVILYILYGLYYGLTEGVEKALVADLVEPEKRGTAYGLYNGAVGIFAFPASLIAGFLWQYISPSAPFIFGAVLAIIASISLLKVLSLKRD
- a CDS encoding IS1634 family transposase, whose protein sequence is MFVKITNAGGYQYVRLVENYRENGKVKQRVLFNFGRLDILKDDPAFKNIVKKLSDIVAETTTENAKAVTIESEEDISDAVVKNWGYIVYRKLWQELEIDKFLKGKAAKERKIKFDVDKVSFLMTIQRLIEPMSKLRTYHQRSKYFGFEEDIDLNQLYRCLDFLDSVKEDLETYLYQRNKDLFKMVVDVVFYDVTTIYFESCRADELKNFGFSKDNKVNEVQVVLGLLVDKEGRPIGYELFPGNTIDSKTMVKILRKLKEKFSIDKIIIVADKGLNSRINLKMIKEAGYDYIVASRLKNASKEILDEVFNEEGYKRLDGKRCLNAEEIYGDEFKYKVLERTNIVKDEEGKEFKIEENLIITYSSKRAKKDKEDRERLVRKAKELLENKGSITALEKKGARKYLKKKSKSEEYVLDEEAIKRDEKFDGYYAIQTSKKDMDVEEVLGAYHDLWKIEQSFRVMKSCLEVRPIYHFTESRIKGHFVICFLAFLLQRTLEYILRRKGKGISSERIMEAIYSMNFFEIEIKGKKYLIKQKIEGEAGDILNVMKIKGPKNFMTYEEGLEFIGISK
- a CDS encoding helix-turn-helix domain-containing protein — protein: MEKEVLNFEEAAKFLEISSKTFNQLLKDEDIPARKIGREWRFSKKALLEWLGKGSSRDYFKNQTITRFEEVKSGKTENLISHAKEILDTIAQEKSITIEDKRFEFPDNVEMEVKIKKRVDTIKFELEFEWQNEEKGDEEDE